Proteins from a single region of Verrucosispora sp. NA02020:
- a CDS encoding helicase-associated domain-containing protein — MSTSLADHLRALPDESLAALLQARPDLVVPVPADVAALAIRAQSRVSVSRALDALDQFTLLIMDAARLTRDPVDGTTSVDGVLTMATTGPHPPAPAAVRAAVDRLRTLFLLYGPDHELRLVGGVDEISPYPAGLGRPATELDPRTAALCADPAKLRRTLLAAPPSARSILDRLAAGPPVGSVPVGALRAPAVGTDDDLPPDDTNGGAATGSPVRWLVDHRLLVRVAGGKGGTAGMVELPREVGLLLRRDTGPLGPLRTSPPAVASTPREPKAADSAGAGQTMEVVRHTEALLEQLAAEPAPVLRSGGLGVRDLRRLARTTGLDEPTAALLLEVAYAAGLTGEVELPGAAGRYGADQQVMPTAGYEMWRAGSLAQRWEQVARAWLTMTRQVGLVGQRDDRDRPITVLSAEAERAGAPAARRAVLGVLADLEPGSAPTADEVLTLLDWRAPRRSRGREAAHREVLTEAASLGVTGLGALTSYGRLLLAEATASEDRDADDPLGLRADAEEGTGTAVRALDALLPAPVDHFLVQADLTVVVPGPPEPALAAELEVVAEPESAGGASVHRITTASVRRALDAGYSADDLHDLFRRRSRTPVPQGLTYLVDDVARKHGGLRVGSAGAYLRSDDEALLAEVLADRRVEALALRRLAPTVLVTPYQAGRMLAVLREAGFAPVAEDATGSAVLSRPKARRAPARVSVATRALDPLATPRLPLPRLLGVVEQIRRGDAAARAARRAPAAVRGGTPDGPTPATGHSEALAVLQQAVRDKALVWVGYVDAHGATASRLVRPVSLGAGYLRAEDERTEMLHTFALHRITAAVLER, encoded by the coding sequence ATGAGCACCTCACTCGCCGACCACCTGCGGGCGCTGCCCGACGAGTCGCTCGCCGCGCTGCTCCAGGCGCGGCCCGACCTCGTCGTGCCGGTGCCCGCCGACGTCGCCGCCCTCGCCATCCGGGCCCAGTCCCGGGTCTCGGTGTCGCGCGCGCTGGACGCGCTGGACCAGTTCACCCTGCTGATCATGGATGCCGCCCGGTTGACCCGTGACCCGGTCGACGGCACCACCTCGGTCGACGGGGTCCTCACGATGGCCACCACCGGCCCGCACCCGCCCGCACCGGCCGCCGTCCGTGCCGCCGTCGACCGGTTGCGTACCCTCTTCCTGCTGTACGGCCCCGACCACGAGCTGCGCCTGGTCGGTGGCGTCGACGAGATCTCCCCGTACCCGGCGGGACTCGGCCGGCCCGCCACCGAGCTGGACCCGCGCACGGCCGCACTCTGCGCGGACCCGGCGAAGCTGCGCCGCACGCTGCTCGCCGCACCGCCGTCCGCGCGGTCGATCCTGGACCGGCTGGCGGCCGGGCCGCCGGTCGGCAGCGTGCCGGTCGGCGCGCTGCGGGCCCCGGCGGTCGGCACCGACGACGACCTGCCGCCGGACGACACCAACGGCGGGGCGGCGACCGGTTCGCCGGTCCGCTGGCTGGTCGACCACCGGCTGTTGGTGCGGGTCGCCGGCGGCAAGGGCGGCACCGCCGGCATGGTGGAACTGCCCCGGGAGGTCGGGCTGCTGCTGCGCCGCGACACCGGGCCGCTCGGTCCACTGCGCACCAGCCCTCCGGCGGTCGCCAGCACCCCACGCGAGCCGAAGGCCGCCGACTCCGCCGGGGCCGGACAGACCATGGAGGTGGTACGCCACACCGAGGCACTGCTGGAACAGTTGGCCGCCGAACCCGCGCCGGTGCTGCGCTCGGGCGGCCTGGGCGTGCGCGACCTGCGCCGGTTGGCGCGTACCACCGGCCTGGACGAGCCGACCGCGGCGCTGCTGCTGGAGGTGGCGTACGCGGCCGGGCTGACCGGTGAGGTGGAGCTGCCCGGCGCGGCCGGCCGGTACGGGGCCGACCAGCAGGTGATGCCCACGGCCGGATACGAGATGTGGCGGGCCGGTTCGCTGGCCCAGCGCTGGGAGCAGGTGGCCCGTGCCTGGCTGACCATGACCCGGCAGGTCGGGCTCGTCGGGCAACGGGACGACCGGGACCGCCCGATCACGGTGCTCTCCGCCGAGGCGGAACGCGCCGGGGCGCCCGCCGCCCGCCGGGCCGTCCTCGGCGTACTCGCCGACCTGGAACCGGGTAGCGCGCCCACCGCCGACGAGGTGTTGACGCTGCTCGACTGGCGCGCACCGCGTCGCAGCCGGGGGCGTGAGGCGGCGCACCGGGAGGTGCTGACCGAGGCGGCCTCGCTGGGCGTGACGGGGCTGGGGGCGCTCACCTCGTACGGGCGGCTGCTGCTGGCCGAGGCGACCGCGAGCGAGGATCGCGACGCGGACGACCCGCTCGGGCTCCGAGCCGACGCCGAGGAGGGTACGGGCACCGCCGTGCGGGCACTGGACGCGCTGCTGCCCGCCCCGGTGGACCACTTCCTGGTGCAGGCCGACCTGACGGTGGTGGTGCCGGGCCCGCCCGAGCCGGCGCTCGCCGCCGAACTGGAGGTGGTCGCCGAGCCGGAGTCCGCCGGTGGGGCGAGCGTGCACCGGATCACCACCGCCAGCGTCCGTCGGGCACTCGACGCCGGCTACTCCGCCGACGACCTGCACGACCTGTTCCGGCGCCGGTCCCGCACCCCGGTGCCGCAGGGCCTGACGTACCTGGTCGACGACGTGGCCCGCAAACACGGCGGGCTGCGGGTCGGTTCCGCCGGGGCGTACCTGCGCAGCGACGACGAGGCGCTGCTCGCCGAGGTGCTGGCGGACCGCCGGGTGGAGGCGCTGGCGCTGCGTCGACTCGCGCCCACCGTGCTGGTGACCCCCTACCAGGCCGGGCGGATGCTGGCCGTCCTGCGGGAGGCGGGGTTCGCCCCGGTGGCCGAGGACGCCACCGGCTCGGCGGTGCTCTCCCGGCCGAAGGCCCGGCGGGCACCCGCCCGGGTCTCGGTCGCCACCCGCGCCCTCGACCCGTTGGCCACCCCGCGTCTGCCCCTGCCGCGCCTGCTCGGTGTGGTGGAGCAGATCCGCCGGGGTGACGCGGCGGCACGGGCGGCACGGCGGGCACCGGCGGCGGTACGCGGCGGTACGCCGGACGGCCCCACCCCGGCGACCGGCCACAGCGAGGCCCTGGCTGTGCTGCAACAGGCGGTACGCGACAAGGCGCTGGTCTGGGTGGGCTACGTCGACGCGCACGGGGCGACGGCGTCCCGACTGGTCCGACCCGTCTCGCTGGGTGCCGGCTACCTGCGCGCCGAGGACGAGCGCACCGAGATGCTGCACACGTTCGCGCTGCACCGGATCACCGCCGCCGTGCTGGAGAGGTGA
- the ligD gene encoding non-homologous end-joining DNA ligase yields MPSERLRVDVAGRTLELSNLDKLLYPKAGFTKGEVIDYYTRISPVLLPHLHDRALTRIRYPNGVEGNSFFEKNAPAATPSWVHVETLPAPGSTKGRETIDYVVADDLPTLVWLANLAALELHTPQWKVGEHPDLMVVDLDPGPPATLRQCCRVALLLRERLAADGVDCYPKTSGKKGMQLCCPIAGTQSADDVSGYARRIAQELEREHPKLIVSKMARNLRPGKVFIDWSQNSAAKTTVAPYSLRAQPVPAVSTPLTWDEVEAGAAGRRPSTKPYTASEVLERVEEYGDLLAPLLTPGRALPSA; encoded by the coding sequence ATGCCGAGTGAGCGGCTCCGGGTCGACGTCGCCGGACGCACCCTGGAGCTGTCGAACCTGGACAAGCTCCTCTACCCGAAGGCCGGCTTCACCAAGGGCGAGGTGATCGACTACTACACCCGGATCTCGCCGGTGCTGCTGCCGCACCTGCACGACCGGGCGCTGACCCGGATCCGCTACCCGAACGGGGTGGAGGGCAACTCCTTCTTCGAGAAGAACGCCCCCGCTGCCACGCCCTCCTGGGTGCACGTCGAGACGTTGCCCGCGCCCGGTTCGACGAAGGGCCGGGAGACCATCGACTACGTGGTCGCCGACGACCTGCCCACCCTGGTCTGGCTGGCCAACCTCGCCGCCCTGGAACTGCACACCCCGCAGTGGAAGGTCGGCGAGCATCCGGACCTGATGGTGGTCGACCTGGACCCCGGGCCACCGGCCACCCTGCGGCAGTGCTGCCGGGTGGCGCTGCTGCTGCGCGAACGGCTGGCCGCTGACGGGGTGGACTGCTATCCGAAGACCTCCGGCAAGAAGGGCATGCAGCTCTGCTGCCCGATCGCCGGCACCCAGTCCGCCGACGACGTGTCCGGGTACGCCCGACGGATCGCCCAGGAGTTGGAACGCGAGCACCCGAAGCTGATCGTGTCGAAGATGGCGAGGAACCTCCGGCCCGGCAAGGTGTTCATCGACTGGAGTCAGAACAGCGCGGCGAAGACGACGGTGGCCCCGTACTCGCTGCGGGCACAGCCGGTGCCGGCGGTGTCGACGCCGTTGACCTGGGACGAGGTGGAGGCGGGCGCGGCGGGCAGGCGACCGTCGACGAAGCCGTACACGGCCTCGGAGGTGCTGGAGCGGGTCGAGGAGTACGGCGACCTCCTTGCGCCGTTGCTCACACCCGGCCGCGCGCTGCCTTCGGCGTAA
- a CDS encoding toxin HicA — MPSITKIVEAMRKNPQNIAYNDLYGVCEHYFGKPRQAGTSHAVFKMPWAGDLRVNIQNDKGKAKAYQVRQVLKAIDKKEAM; from the coding sequence GTGCCGTCGATAACGAAGATCGTTGAAGCGATGCGGAAGAACCCGCAGAACATCGCCTACAACGATCTCTACGGCGTGTGCGAGCACTACTTCGGGAAACCACGGCAGGCCGGGACTTCCCACGCGGTGTTCAAGATGCCGTGGGCCGGCGACCTGCGCGTCAACATCCAGAACGACAAGGGCAAGGCCAAGGCTTACCAGGTGCGGCAGGTGCTCAAGGCGATCGACAAGAAGGAGGCCATGTGA
- a CDS encoding DNA repair helicase XPB: protein MSGGPLIVQSDKTLLLEIDHPDAQSCRMAIAPFAELERSPEHVHTYRLTPLGLWNARAAGHDAEGVVDALIKYSRYPVPHALLVDVAETMDRYGRLQLANDPGHGLVLRALDRMVLVEVAKSKKLAGMLGNKIDDDTIAVHPSERGRLKQALLKLGWPAEDLAGYVDGEAHPIELAQGGEDGGRPWTLRSYQREAVEAFWAGGSGVVVLPCGAGKTLVGAAAMAEAKATTLILVTNTVAGRQWKRELIARTSLTEEEIGEYSGERKEIRPVTIATYQVLTSRRGGAFTHLDLFGARDWGLVVYDEVHLLPAPIFRFTADLQARRRLGLTATLVREDGREGDVFSLIGPKRYDAPWKDIESQGWIAPAHCTEVRVTLTDAERMSYATAEAEERYRMAATARTKLPVVRALVERHPEEQTLVIGAYIDQLHQLGEYLDAPIVQGSTTNKERERLFDAFRSGEVRTLVISKVGNFSIDLPEAAVAIQVSGTFGSRQEEAQRLGRVLRPKADGRQAHFYTVVSRDTIDTEYAAHRQRFLAEQGYAYTIVDADDVLGPPLPTVD from the coding sequence GTGAGCGGTGGACCACTGATCGTGCAGTCCGACAAGACACTGCTGCTGGAGATCGACCACCCCGACGCCCAGTCCTGCCGAATGGCCATCGCGCCGTTCGCGGAGCTGGAGCGCTCCCCCGAGCACGTGCACACCTACCGGCTGACCCCGCTCGGGCTCTGGAACGCCCGCGCCGCCGGCCACGACGCCGAGGGCGTGGTGGACGCCCTGATCAAGTACTCCCGCTACCCGGTGCCGCACGCCCTGCTGGTGGACGTGGCCGAGACCATGGACCGGTACGGCCGGCTCCAGCTCGCCAACGACCCGGGACACGGCCTCGTCCTGCGCGCCCTCGACCGGATGGTGCTGGTCGAGGTGGCCAAGAGCAAGAAGCTCGCCGGAATGCTCGGCAACAAGATCGACGACGACACCATCGCGGTGCACCCGTCCGAGCGCGGCCGGCTCAAGCAGGCCCTGCTCAAGCTCGGCTGGCCGGCGGAGGACCTCGCCGGGTACGTCGACGGCGAGGCCCACCCGATCGAGCTGGCCCAGGGCGGCGAGGACGGCGGTAGGCCGTGGACGCTGCGGTCGTACCAGCGGGAGGCCGTCGAGGCGTTCTGGGCGGGCGGCTCGGGCGTGGTGGTGCTGCCCTGCGGTGCCGGCAAGACGCTGGTCGGCGCGGCGGCGATGGCCGAGGCGAAGGCGACCACGCTGATCCTGGTCACCAACACCGTCGCCGGTCGGCAGTGGAAGCGGGAGCTGATCGCCCGCACCTCGCTGACCGAGGAGGAGATCGGCGAGTACTCCGGCGAGCGCAAGGAGATCCGGCCGGTCACCATCGCCACGTACCAGGTGCTCACCTCGCGGCGCGGCGGCGCCTTCACCCACCTGGACCTGTTCGGCGCCCGCGACTGGGGCCTGGTCGTCTACGACGAGGTGCACCTGCTGCCCGCGCCGATCTTCCGGTTCACCGCCGACCTCCAGGCCCGCCGCCGCCTCGGGCTGACCGCCACCCTGGTCCGCGAGGACGGCCGGGAGGGTGACGTGTTCAGCCTGATCGGCCCGAAGCGGTACGACGCGCCGTGGAAGGACATCGAGTCCCAGGGCTGGATCGCCCCGGCGCACTGCACCGAGGTCAGGGTCACCCTGACCGACGCCGAGCGGATGTCGTACGCGACGGCCGAGGCCGAGGAGCGCTACCGGATGGCGGCCACCGCCCGCACCAAGCTGCCGGTGGTACGCGCCCTGGTCGAGCGGCACCCGGAGGAGCAGACGCTGGTGATCGGCGCGTACATCGACCAGTTGCACCAGCTCGGCGAATACCTGGACGCCCCGATCGTGCAGGGCTCGACCACCAACAAGGAACGCGAGCGGCTGTTCGACGCGTTCCGCTCCGGCGAGGTCCGCACGCTGGTGATCTCCAAGGTCGGCAACTTCTCGATCGACCTGCCCGAGGCGGCGGTGGCGATCCAGGTCTCCGGCACCTTCGGCTCGCGTCAGGAGGAGGCGCAACGGTTGGGCCGGGTGCTGCGCCCGAAGGCCGACGGTCGGCAGGCGCACTTCTATACCGTCGTGTCCCGGGACACCATCGACACCGAGTATGCCGCCCACCGGCAGCGCTTCCTCGCCGAGCAGGGGTACGCGTACACCATCGTCGACGCCGACGACGTCCTCGGCCCACCCCTACCAACCGTCGACTGA
- a CDS encoding GNAT family N-acetyltransferase — protein sequence MVGDGSGEGVAGGGGVAGGEGVAGGGGVAGGDGAVDRVGRTRAGSSGERLTDVGAMLRALRRRADLSQRELAALSGVPQSTVARIESGRGADPRFRTVQRLVRAAGGTVGLVAGGALTAGDALAAGAGEVASDDGWRDAAGRRYPAHLDARRVRTLRDWPGAWWADWYTLPPERWPLRVPEVTFDLNRRYRDERRLRERSFAGVRVRRVTDGVPETCWRLVAELPDGDLVGELRAHERSLDLRYGVDLGDRREVVLDGVLVAPQLQRLGIGRRLVGRLVEETRLVGPRAVCAIAESAGVQFLMACGFRIEGSRPMALRLEHR from the coding sequence ATGGTGGGGGACGGTAGTGGTGAGGGCGTGGCCGGCGGTGGCGGAGTGGCCGGCGGTGAGGGCGTGGCCGGCGGTGGCGGAGTGGCGGGCGGTGACGGTGCGGTGGATCGGGTCGGACGGACCCGAGCCGGCAGTTCTGGCGAGCGGCTGACGGATGTGGGGGCGATGCTGCGGGCGTTGCGGCGACGGGCCGACCTGAGTCAGCGGGAACTGGCTGCGCTGTCCGGGGTGCCGCAGTCGACGGTGGCGCGGATCGAGTCGGGGCGGGGTGCTGACCCGCGCTTCCGGACCGTGCAGCGGCTCGTCCGTGCGGCGGGTGGCACGGTGGGCCTCGTCGCGGGCGGTGCCCTTACTGCGGGGGACGCCCTTGCTGCGGGGGCGGGCGAGGTGGCTTCGGACGACGGCTGGCGGGACGCGGCGGGGCGTCGCTATCCGGCTCATCTCGACGCTCGCCGGGTCCGCACGCTCAGGGACTGGCCGGGGGCCTGGTGGGCGGACTGGTACACGTTGCCGCCCGAGCGGTGGCCGTTACGGGTACCCGAGGTGACCTTCGACCTGAACCGGCGGTACCGGGACGAGCGGCGGCTGCGTGAACGGTCGTTCGCCGGGGTGCGGGTCCGCCGCGTCACCGACGGCGTGCCGGAGACGTGCTGGCGCCTGGTCGCCGAGTTGCCGGACGGTGATCTGGTCGGCGAGTTGCGTGCGCATGAGCGCAGCCTCGACCTGCGGTACGGCGTGGACCTGGGCGACCGGCGTGAGGTGGTGCTGGACGGTGTGCTGGTTGCTCCCCAGTTGCAGCGGCTGGGCATCGGACGGCGTCTGGTGGGCCGGCTCGTCGAGGAGACGCGTCTGGTGGGCCCGCGCGCGGTGTGCGCCATCGCCGAGTCGGCTGGCGTGCAGTTCCTGATGGCCTGCGGCTTCCGGATCGAGGGGAGCAGGCCCATGGCGCTCCGTCTGGAACACCGATGA
- a CDS encoding TIGR03089 family protein produces the protein METALPVRSVTGLAERDRPLITCLDHRTGVRQDLTAAELGEWSARVAGLLRDGCGLTPGSRVAVLLPPHWRTAAVLLGAWSVGMTVSFRPWATAGLSVLEPGGDRPYDGVLVTPERLDDWLEDVPEGLHRYLVGTGPEPLAEVPAGWLDWSVEVLRHGAAPTDRPMLHAGDAASPDGTSYAEWGSVAKVVAEQLDLRVGDRLLVDVTEHDQPLKWLLAPLSAGASVVLCTNLDPEHRDAVVAAEQITRVL, from the coding sequence ATGGAAACTGCGCTGCCCGTACGCTCCGTCACCGGCCTCGCCGAGCGGGACCGGCCGTTGATCACCTGCCTCGACCACCGGACGGGTGTCCGCCAAGACCTGACCGCCGCAGAGTTGGGCGAGTGGTCGGCGCGCGTCGCCGGCCTGCTGCGGGACGGGTGCGGGCTGACGCCGGGCAGCCGGGTGGCGGTGCTGCTGCCGCCGCACTGGCGTACCGCTGCGGTGTTGCTCGGGGCCTGGTCGGTGGGGATGACGGTGTCGTTCCGGCCGTGGGCCACCGCCGGGTTGTCGGTGCTGGAGCCGGGCGGTGATCGGCCGTACGACGGCGTGCTGGTCACCCCGGAACGCCTCGACGACTGGCTGGAGGACGTGCCGGAGGGGCTGCACCGCTACCTCGTCGGCACCGGGCCGGAGCCGCTGGCCGAGGTGCCGGCCGGATGGCTCGACTGGTCCGTGGAGGTGCTGCGGCACGGTGCGGCCCCGACCGACCGTCCGATGCTGCACGCCGGGGACGCGGCCAGCCCGGACGGCACCAGCTACGCCGAGTGGGGCTCGGTCGCGAAGGTGGTCGCCGAGCAGCTCGACCTGCGGGTCGGTGACCGACTGCTGGTCGACGTCACCGAGCACGACCAACCGTTGAAGTGGCTGCTCGCGCCGCTCTCCGCCGGTGCCTCCGTGGTGCTCTGCACCAACCTCGACCCGGAGCACAGGGACGCGGTCGTCGCCGCCGAGCAGATCACCCGTGTCCTGTGA
- a CDS encoding 1,4-dihydroxy-6-naphthoate synthase: protein MALSLAISPCPNDTFVFHALVHGQVPGAPPVEVTYADVDVTNTAAERGAFDLVKVSYAALPWLLADYHLLPCGGALGRGCGPLVLTRADRDGGPDRTDLSDATVAVPGDRTTAYLLFRLWAAGRTPRRIEVVPFHEIMPGVAAGRYDAGLVIHEARFTYPRHGLTALVDLGEWWESDTGLPIPLGAILARRGAVDPQQAAGWIRDSVARAWADPAASRAYVVAHAQEMEPDVVDRHIGLYVNEFTADLGDAGFAAVEALLGRAADAGLVPQTSSSRATAWTN, encoded by the coding sequence GTGGCGCTCTCGCTGGCGATCTCGCCCTGCCCCAACGACACGTTCGTCTTCCATGCGCTGGTGCACGGTCAGGTGCCCGGTGCCCCGCCGGTCGAGGTGACGTACGCCGACGTCGACGTCACCAACACGGCCGCCGAGCGCGGCGCGTTCGACCTGGTGAAGGTGAGTTACGCCGCCTTGCCCTGGCTGCTGGCGGACTACCACCTGCTGCCCTGCGGGGGTGCGCTGGGGCGCGGCTGCGGGCCGCTGGTGCTCACCCGGGCCGACCGGGACGGTGGGCCGGACCGGACCGACCTGAGTGACGCGACGGTGGCGGTGCCGGGCGACCGGACCACCGCGTACCTGCTGTTCCGGCTCTGGGCCGCCGGCCGGACGCCGCGCCGCATCGAGGTGGTGCCGTTCCACGAGATCATGCCCGGCGTGGCCGCCGGACGGTACGACGCCGGGCTGGTGATCCACGAGGCGCGGTTCACCTACCCCCGCCACGGGCTGACCGCCCTGGTCGACCTCGGCGAGTGGTGGGAGTCCGACACCGGGCTGCCGATCCCGCTCGGTGCCATCCTGGCGCGGCGCGGCGCGGTCGACCCGCAGCAGGCCGCCGGATGGATCCGGGACTCCGTCGCGCGGGCCTGGGCCGACCCGGCGGCCAGTCGGGCGTACGTGGTGGCGCACGCGCAGGAGATGGAGCCCGACGTGGTGGACCGGCACATCGGCCTCTACGTCAACGAGTTCACCGCCGACCTGGGGGACGCGGGGTTCGCTGCCGTGGAGGCGCTGCTCGGCCGGGCCGCCGACGCCGGGCTCGTGCCTCAGACCTCCAGCTCGCGGGCGACCGCGTGGACCAACTGA
- a CDS encoding aminoglycoside phosphotransferase family protein, with amino-acid sequence MPSTVPDGRAGIDAGLVRRLIATQFPHWADLPVSPVERDGHDNRTYRLGETMTVRLPTAAGYVLAVAKENEWLPRLAPELPVAVPPVLGVGVPGEGYPFPWSVRGWLPGETADRARVDDPVRLAVAVGEFVLALQSCDATGGPAAGEHSFFRGASPGHYDEETRHLLSVLTGQVDVARAAAVWEAALGAEWRGSPLWFHGDIAVGNLLVLDGKLAAVIDFGTSGVGDPACDLVIAWTLFSGSSRHAFRETVGQDEGTWARARGWALWKAMLLLAQHLDSDPALTADDHRVITEVLDDHDRLSVGGC; translated from the coding sequence ATGCCTTCGACTGTTCCCGACGGCCGTGCCGGAATCGACGCAGGACTGGTCCGGCGTCTGATCGCCACACAGTTTCCGCACTGGGCAGACCTGCCGGTGTCACCGGTGGAACGCGACGGCCACGACAACCGGACATACCGGCTGGGCGAGACGATGACCGTACGGCTGCCGACTGCGGCCGGGTACGTCCTGGCGGTGGCGAAGGAGAACGAGTGGCTGCCCCGGCTGGCGCCGGAGTTGCCGGTCGCCGTACCGCCGGTCCTGGGTGTCGGGGTCCCCGGCGAGGGGTACCCCTTCCCCTGGTCGGTGCGGGGCTGGCTGCCGGGCGAGACGGCGGACCGGGCCCGCGTCGACGACCCGGTGCGGCTCGCCGTCGCGGTGGGCGAGTTCGTGCTGGCCCTGCAGTCCTGCGACGCGACCGGCGGCCCGGCTGCCGGGGAACACAGCTTCTTCCGGGGTGCCTCGCCGGGGCACTACGACGAGGAGACCCGGCATCTGCTGAGCGTCCTGACCGGACAGGTCGACGTGGCGCGGGCCGCTGCGGTGTGGGAGGCCGCCCTGGGTGCCGAGTGGCGGGGCAGTCCGCTGTGGTTCCACGGGGACATCGCGGTGGGCAACCTGCTGGTGCTGGACGGGAAGCTGGCTGCGGTGATCGACTTCGGCACGTCCGGTGTCGGTGACCCGGCCTGCGACCTGGTGATCGCCTGGACGTTGTTCTCCGGCAGCAGCCGGCACGCCTTCCGGGAGACGGTCGGGCAGGACGAGGGCACCTGGGCACGGGCGCGGGGCTGGGCGTTGTGGAAGGCGATGCTGCTGTTGGCGCAGCATCTCGACTCCGATCCTGCCCTGACCGCTGACGACCACCGCGTGATCACCGAGGTCCTCGACGACCACGACCGCCTCTCGGTCGGCGGCTGCTAG
- a CDS encoding HAD family hydrolase has translation MRQLTVGFDLDMTLVDSRPGIAATYRALTERTGVPVDAEVAVSRLGPPLRTEIAHWFPPERVDEAVHAFRELYPAYAITPTVPLPGAVAALDAVRQRGGRVLVVTSKLGRLARLHLEHLGLTVDEVAGDLFAEGKATALREHGATHYVGDHVADMVAAQAAEVPGIAVATGPCSVDELRAAGAATVLADLTGFPAALDDMIRLALRQ, from the coding sequence ATGCGCCAACTGACGGTCGGTTTCGACCTCGACATGACCCTGGTCGACTCGCGCCCCGGCATCGCCGCCACCTACCGCGCGTTGACCGAGCGGACCGGCGTACCCGTCGACGCCGAGGTCGCCGTGTCGCGGCTGGGCCCGCCGCTGCGGACCGAGATCGCCCACTGGTTCCCGCCGGAGCGGGTCGACGAGGCGGTGCACGCCTTCCGCGAGCTCTACCCCGCGTACGCGATCACCCCGACCGTGCCACTGCCCGGCGCCGTGGCCGCCCTCGACGCGGTACGGCAGCGGGGCGGCCGGGTGCTGGTGGTCACCTCGAAGCTGGGCCGGCTGGCCCGACTGCACCTGGAACACCTGGGTCTGACGGTCGACGAGGTGGCCGGCGACCTCTTCGCCGAGGGGAAGGCGACAGCGTTGCGGGAGCACGGTGCGACCCACTACGTCGGCGATCACGTGGCGGACATGGTGGCGGCGCAGGCGGCCGAGGTGCCGGGGATCGCGGTGGCGACGGGCCCCTGTTCGGTCGACGAGCTGAGGGCCGCCGGGGCGGCGACCGTGCTGGCGGATCTCACCGGATTCCCGGCGGCGCTCGACGACATGATCCGGCTAGCCTTGAGGCAGTAG
- a CDS encoding type II toxin-antitoxin system HicB family antitoxin — MTSDPRPEVSHYTYRVTWSAQDDEFVATCAEFPSLSWLASSQIEALQGLQNLLLDVITDMEEQGEEVPQPFAERSYSGKFNLRVGESLHRELAIQAAEDGLSLNQYILRRLRAA, encoded by the coding sequence ATGACGAGTGATCCCCGTCCTGAGGTCTCTCACTACACCTACCGCGTCACCTGGTCGGCCCAGGACGACGAGTTCGTTGCCACCTGTGCCGAGTTCCCGTCCCTCTCCTGGCTGGCGTCCTCGCAGATCGAGGCGCTACAGGGGCTGCAGAACCTGCTGCTCGACGTGATCACGGACATGGAGGAGCAGGGCGAAGAGGTGCCCCAGCCGTTCGCGGAGCGCAGCTACTCGGGCAAGTTCAACCTCCGGGTCGGAGAGAGCCTGCACCGCGAACTCGCCATCCAGGCCGCCGAGGACGGCCTGAGCCTCAATCAGTACATCCTTCGGAGACTCAGAGCCGCCTGA
- a CDS encoding cold-shock protein translates to MPTGRVKWYDAAKGYGFVTSDEGGDVFLPKGALPAGVTDLKGGQRVDFSVVDSRRGAQAMGVKLLDAPPSVAELRRRPAEELHGLVEDMIKVLEAKVQPDLRRGRFPDRKTAQKVAQLVHAVARELEV, encoded by the coding sequence GTGCCTACGGGTCGAGTGAAGTGGTACGACGCGGCCAAGGGATACGGGTTCGTCACCAGTGACGAGGGTGGCGACGTGTTCCTGCCGAAGGGCGCGCTACCGGCGGGTGTCACCGACCTCAAGGGCGGCCAGCGGGTCGACTTCAGCGTGGTGGACAGCCGACGCGGCGCGCAGGCGATGGGAGTGAAGCTGCTCGACGCCCCGCCCTCCGTGGCGGAGTTGCGGCGCCGACCCGCCGAGGAGCTGCACGGTCTGGTCGAAGACATGATCAAGGTGCTGGAGGCGAAGGTGCAGCCGGACCTGCGCCGGGGCCGCTTCCCGGATCGCAAGACCGCCCAGAAGGTCGCTCAGTTGGTCCACGCGGTCGCCCGCGAGCTGGAGGTCTGA